In bacterium, the DNA window CGACAATATGAATTCCGAAGAGGCCTGGTCCCCCCAGCCCACTGTTCCCATTCCGGCCACCCTGAAGCATCCGCTGACCGCCCCGATCCTACGGGACCTGAATGTCGCATTCTCCGAGTCTGAATCCAATTCCATTGATGACGCGGTCGCCAAGAAGTGGAACCAAGAGCTTTTCAAGTTGAAGGGGGCTTTGGCTTCCTTCATCGAGGCCAAACTGAACGAAAACCCCGCTTCGTGGAAGACTTTGGAGGAGTGCCGAGCCCAGGTGGTGCAAGAGCTTCAGGACGCCTTGAACGAGGCCTCAGGCATCGTGAATGCCCAAGACGGAACCGAGGGGCTTTTCTTCAACCCGATCGATCCGGCTTCCATTCGGATCTCCCAGGTGAAGGACCACCCCGACTGGGTGGCGGTGACCACCACCGCAGAGGTCAATTGTGGTTCCGATACTTCCTTCTATCTTTTCCAAAAGAAGGGAAATGGCTATCAATTGGTGTTGCGGCAGGAGGACGACGACCCGAAATCCACCGGTCAAGAGGGAATGGACTATGCCATTTCCACCCCGGACGATCCGAAGGACTTTTTCCTCGTTCTCGCCTATGGCGCTCCCTGGTGCACCTCATGTTGGGGTGGCGTCCAATGCCGGGTCCTGAAACCCGGCCCCGATGCCGACCACCCCAAGGTCCTTTTGGACAAAGGGTTTTTTACCTATCGTTGTGGCCCCCGGAACTTGACCGCAGGTAAGGACGACTTTTTGCTGACCTACACCGCCAGTCAAACCCTGGACTTGGAGTTGTTCTCCCGGGAGGCCACCAAGCATTACCGGATCGTGGGGGATAAGGCGGTCTTGACGGGCCCTTTGGGCCAATTCCCCCAGGACTTTTTGGATGAGTGGGTCAACCTTTCTTGGGAAGAAGCCGAACCCTTTTGCGTGGAGAAGGGGAAGGCTGAATTGAAGGATTGGCATGAGAAGATCAAGAACTCCAAGGGAACCACTTCCATCCTTTTTGTCCAAACCTGCCCCGACCCCTCACGTTGGGAGATCGGCATTGAGACGGACGATCACACGCTCCCCAGTAGGATCTATTTCGAGGTCATCCAGAAGGGCGGGGATCTCTTGATGGAAGAGGTCCGGAAGGATCGAAGAGGGGATTGCCCCGGAGAAACAACCCCCGTCCCTCATCCGGGTGAGACGGAGTGAAAAGGGGTGGGATGGCTTATTGTAAGGAAGTAAGGTATCCTTACTCTTGGACCGGAGGGACCCATGCTCGCGAAATTGACATCCAAAAATCAGATCACACTCCCCAAATCCGCCGTGATGGCTTTTGAAGGAGCCTCCTATTACGACGTGGAGGTCCGCCCGGATGGTTTGATGCTGAGGCCGGCCAAGTTGCAGGTCGGGGCCGATCCTTTGGCGGAGGCCCGGAGGAAATTCCGGGAAAAGGGCTTCGACGAAGGGACCATCGCCGACGCGGTGAAGTGGGCCAGGAAAAAGCGTAAAAAATGAAGGTCGTCCTCGACACCAATGTCGTGGTG includes these proteins:
- a CDS encoding AbrB/MazE/SpoVT family DNA-binding domain-containing protein, producing MLAKLTSKNQITLPKSAVMAFEGASYYDVEVRPDGLMLRPAKLQVGADPLAEARRKFREKGFDEGTIADAVKWARKKRKK